A window of Bacteroidota bacterium contains these coding sequences:
- a CDS encoding response regulator transcription factor: MLRTILIDDEAKARENLRILLTRYCKDDIELIEECDTIEKAYTSVNELRPHLIFLDIEMGRASGFDLLNRFKQYPFKVVFITAFDQYAIKAIRFSALDYLLKPVSVTDLRNAVSKVKKSIHSERELHFETLLNFINNPQRKSNRIAIPVQNGYHLIPVDQIMYCEAHKEYTYINLFKKETICSSLNLGEYEELLEGYDFFRVHHSYLVNRQYIQNYIRGEGGEIVINHQQRIPISRRKKEDFLRWLKQ, encoded by the coding sequence ATGCTGAGAACTATTCTTATTGACGACGAGGCAAAAGCCCGTGAAAATCTCAGGATACTTTTAACCAGGTATTGCAAAGATGATATTGAATTGATCGAAGAATGCGATACAATTGAAAAAGCGTATACGAGTGTCAATGAGTTAAGACCACATCTTATTTTTCTCGATATAGAAATGGGGCGGGCGTCTGGTTTTGATTTGCTTAACCGGTTCAAACAATATCCATTTAAGGTGGTATTTATTACCGCATTTGATCAATACGCGATCAAAGCTATCAGATTTTCAGCGCTGGATTATTTACTCAAACCAGTATCTGTTACTGATCTGCGAAACGCAGTAAGCAAGGTAAAAAAATCGATCCATTCGGAAAGGGAATTACATTTCGAAACCCTTTTAAATTTTATCAATAACCCTCAAAGGAAATCGAATCGTATAGCGATCCCAGTTCAAAATGGTTATCACCTGATCCCGGTGGACCAGATCATGTATTGCGAGGCACATAAGGAGTATACCTATATTAATCTTTTCAAAAAAGAAACCATTTGTTCATCCTTGAATCTTGGAGAGTATGAAGAATTGCTGGAGGGCTATGACTTTTTCAGGGTTCATCATTCTTATTTAGTCAATCGCCAGTACATTCAAAACTATATACGGGGAGAGGGTGGGGAGATCGTTATCAACCACCAACAACGCATCCCGATAAGCCGAAGAAAAAAAGAAGATTTTTTGCGCTGGTTAAAACAATAA
- a CDS encoding prepilin-type N-terminal cleavage/methylation domain-containing protein: MRSEKKLFPGHSQLSAFTLTEVLVVLIIIGILILLALPSLMPLITKAKSTEAKIQLQHLYTLEKTFFFENSKYSIDLSEVAFEQQPLTSNGGQANYKIEITEASGNSFKARATAVVDFDGDGNYNIWEIDHNKNLKETTKD; this comes from the coding sequence ATGCGAAGTGAAAAGAAATTATTTCCTGGTCATTCACAACTTTCAGCATTCACACTTACTGAAGTACTTGTTGTACTTATTATCATCGGGATACTAATTCTGCTGGCGCTCCCCAGTTTAATGCCGCTGATCACAAAAGCAAAGAGTACAGAGGCAAAGATCCAATTGCAACATCTTTATACGCTGGAAAAAACATTCTTCTTTGAAAATTCAAAATATTCCATTGATCTCTCGGAAGTCGCTTTTGAGCAGCAACCATTGACTTCTAATGGCGGGCAGGCGAATTATAAAATTGAAATAACTGAAGCTTCCGGAAATAGTTTTAAAGCCAGGGCAACGGCCGTAGTAGATTTTGATGGAGATGGCAATTATAATATTTGGGAAATAGATCACAATAAAAACTTAAAAGAAACAACAAAGGATTAG